The Portunus trituberculatus isolate SZX2019 chromosome 49, ASM1759143v1, whole genome shotgun sequence genome contains a region encoding:
- the LOC123499425 gene encoding cell wall integrity and stress response component 4-like, with translation MRRAPHDHRPAGTDRGSERVETYVTLPHISGESGQDKGDGVNSNETLLISSLPIFTPQVTNPIPIKNTTPKPRVPAPPPTTTTTSTTTTTTTTTTPTTTTTTTTTPAPIATDPVEIIPAASGSKSPVEGAIEGSGENQTVAEAETTDMPDSQKGHEDGSGIGGGSVDIPYTTLQTFNGMMSNLMSKHEWWTLAILAVVAALALAAVVSAVTWIIYNRIASRRRRTNLEKVITDLQSKDKVVLLNSEDSEDEA, from the exons ATGCGGCGTGCCCCTCATGATCATCGCCCCGCTGGCACTGACCGGGGCAGTGAGCGCGTCGAGACTTACGTGACCCTCCCTCACATCTCGGGGGAATCTGGGCAAGACAAAGGGGATGGTGTCAATAGCAATGAAACCTTACTCATCAGCTCACTACCGATTTTCACACCGCAAGTAACGAATCCCATCCCCATTAAGAATACCACACCCAAACCCCGCGTCCCGGctcccccacccaccaccacaacaacatccactacgactactaccaccactaccactacacctactactactaccaccaccaccaccactcctgcccCTATCGCCACTGATCCTGTTGAAATTATTCCCGCTGCTTCCGGTTCAAAGTCCCCCGTGGAAGGAGCCATCGAGGGAAGCGGGGAAAACCAGACAGTAGCCGAGGCTGAAACCACCGATATGCCAGATTCCCAGAAg GGTCACGAGGACGGCTCAGGGATTGGCGGTGGCAGTGTTGACATCCCCTACACCACCTTGCAGACCTTCAACGGCATGATG AGCAACCTGATGTCGAAGCACGAGTGGTGGACGCTGGCGAtcctggcggtggtggcggcccTGGCTCTGGCTGCCGTAGTCTCTGCCGTCACCTGGATCATTTATAACCGCATTGCCTCGCGCCGCCGCAGGACCAACTTAGAG AAAGTGATAACCGATTTGCAGTCCAAAGACAAAGTTGTGCTGCTCAACTCTGAAGATTCTGAGGACGAGGCATAG
- the LOC123499418 gene encoding pre-mRNA-splicing factor 38A-like, with protein sequence MANRTVKDANSVHGTNPQYLVEKIIRTRIYDSRYWKEECFALSAELLVDKAMALRSIGGVYGGNIKPTPFLCLVLKMLQIQPEKDIIIEFIKQDEFKYVRALGAFYLRLVYGSLDCYKYLEPLLNDYRKLRFMDRAGQYQLSHMDEFIDLLLRDERFCDIIMPRIQKRWVHEANNELEGRVSLLEDDLDDLESESDEEEMPLPPPRPRNDAPDPTRPTPRDERHGRGHSPSRRSPQRDTRNEREREKRHRSRSRSRERDRGMERDRGMDRDRGMDRDRMDHGRGMERERMDYGRGMDRDRMDHGRGMERDRMDHGRGMEKERMDYGRGMERDRMDHGRGMDRERGMDRDRGMDRDRGMERERKRHRSRSRERRHRSRSRSLGHHPHHHRERGRGDHRHPERMERDHGKERNRERERDRDRGDRKEKHHRSGRSKRDNMSREDLEIAEANALRAKLGMPPLQP encoded by the exons atggcCAACCGTACGGTGAAGGACGCCAACTCTGTCCACGGCACCAACCCTCAGTACCTGGTGGAGAAGATCATAAGAACCAGGATATACGACTCCCGCTACTGGAAGGAGGAATGCTTCGCCCTGTCAG CGGAACTACTGGTGGACAAGGCCATGGCGCTGCGGTCCATTGGTGGTGTGTACGGAGGCAACATTAAGcccactcctttcctctgtctGGTTCTCAAAATGCTCCAGATCCAGCCAGAGAAGGACATCATTATTGAGTTTATCAAGCAGGATGAGTTCAA GTATGTGCGAGCCCTGGGAGCGTTTTACCTGAGGCTGGTGTACGGCTCCCTGGACTGCTACAAGTACTTAGAGCCTTTGCTCAACGACTACAGAAAACTGCGCTTCATGGACCGTGCCGGCCAGTACCAACTCTCTCACATGGATGAGTTTATTGACTTACTTCTCAGGGACGAAAGATTTTGTGACATTATAATGCCAAGAATTCAGAAAAG GTGGGTGCATGAAGCCAACAATGAACTAGAGGGACGAGTCTCCCTGCTTGAGGATGACTTGGATGACcttgagagtgagagtgacgaggaggagatgccactgccaccaccacggcCCAGAAACGATGCGCCTGACCCCACACGGCCAACTCCCCG ggaTGAGAGGCACGGCAGAGGACACTCTCCATCCAGACGTTCTCCTCAGAGAGACACtaggaatgaaagggagagggaaaagag ACACCGCAGCAGAAGTCGTTCCCGCGAGAGAGATCGAGGAATGGAGAGGGACAGGGGCATGGATAGGGACAGAGGGATGGACAGGGACAGAATGGACCATGGcaggggaatggagagagaaaggatggactATGGAAGAGGAATGGACAGGGACAGAATGGACCATGgtagagggatggagagggacaGAATGGATCATGGTAgggggatggagaaggagagaatggactatgggagagggatggagagggaccGGATGGACCATGGCAGGGGGATGGATAGGGAGCGGGGAATGGATAGAGATAGAGGCATGGATCGGGACAGAGgtatggagagggagaggaagaggcacaGAAGCAGATCAAGAGAGAGGCGTCACCGCTCAAGATCAAGGTCGctag GCCACCATCCGCACCACCACCGGGAGCGTGGCCGCGGGGACCACCGCCACCCAGAACGGATGGAAAGAGACCATGGCAAGGAGCGCAACAGAGAGCGAGAGCGTGACCGCGACAGAGGGGACCGCAAAGAGAAGCACCACCGCAGTGGCCGTAGCAAACGTGACAACATGAGCAGAGAAGACTTGGAGATAGCAGAGGCCAATGCTCTCAGAGCCAAGCTCGGCATGCCACCTCTTCAGCCTTAA
- the LOC123499426 gene encoding protein LSM12 homolog codes for MAESNECFNIGSTVTCKTCFNEDLQGEVLAFDPHVKLLTLKSPSSNGRSATYDIHMVNLSYVSQVTVMREAAGSPLPSLPSLNLSKLSNRAKKSIDEKQRLIEAMQSGVSPVGQKLFLHIRKTMEEVKWAGVSILVMGQVIISPPYQLENVKEQKEGKESNSKTLPYVKKLVDKFHQDQQSLSLNNGTSATPVVAEVQPVSQ; via the exons ATGGCGGAGTCTAACGAGTGCTTTAATATTGGCAGCACAGTAACTTGCAAAACGTGCTTTAATGAAGACTTGCAGGGCGAAGTATTAGCCTTTGACCCGCACGTGAAGCTTCTAACGTTGA AGTCCCCGTCCAGCAATGGCCGTTCAGCGACATATGACATCCACATGGTCAACCTCAGCTATGTGTCACAAGTCACAGTAATGAGAGAAGCTGCTGGTTCACCTCTACCCTCACTGCCATCTTTAAATCTCAGTAAG CTTAGTAATCGGGCAAAGAAAAGTATAGATGAAAAACAACGATTAATTGAAGCAATGCAGTCAGGCGTGTCTCCAGTCGGACAGAAGCTGTTCCTTCACATTCGTAAAAC GATGGAAGAAGTCAAGTGGGCTGGAGTGAGCATTTTGGTGATGGGTCAGGTGATCATCTCTCCCCCATACCAGCTGGAGAATGTCAAGGAgcaaaaggaaggcaaggaatcCAACTCAAAGACTCTTCCTTACGTCAAGAAACTC GTGGACAAATTTCATCAGGATCAACAGAGCCTGTCCCTTAATAATGGAACAAGTGCAACTCCCGTTGTAGCTGAGGTGCAGCCAGTATCACAGTAA